The Tachyglossus aculeatus isolate mTacAcu1 chromosome 7, mTacAcu1.pri, whole genome shotgun sequence genome includes a region encoding these proteins:
- the PIGR gene encoding polymeric immunoglobulin receptor — MALLFICLFALLPVVSMKSPIVGPSKVSSVPGGTVSIKCFYPPTSVNRHDRKYWCKLEARGQCITLISSGGFVTKDYAGRANLTNFPEQNMMVVDVTQLGEKDTGVYRCGVGVNNRGLYFNVSLNVRQGPLPSEDPQVYVAEQGGTVNFTCPFQDSSLRKYICKLEDTSCVNIIDSNGNVNPEFQGRVSLIIHDTSRKNFTVSLNHIQQEDMGNYICGTGVYGGEGDRSNLVLELLEPESELVYSELGGSVTLQCALGQQYAAVPKYVCKKEGENCVTVVNTKGNWAKAFEGRVLLANQEPPGSFSVSITRLRKTDAGLYLCGANRDGAYGGEGPLQAKELHVSEEVTLPQGPLAVKGVNGGSVAVQCPYDPKENKTLKYWCRWKGNSHCPNLVDSAGVVSEDYKGRIALFDQPDKGIFTVVLNRLTPRDVGHYWCLTTGERERKSTVVLNVTQGEPSLKAPQEASGQLKRSLSISCHFPCKYSSYEKFWCKWSPKGCQPLPSQEQGPSDAFMDCNEKSRIVSLNLNSLQVSDEGWYWCGVKKAGLYGETAIVYLRVEEDSSAQGVTKESNEPAQPAVVRPENKASGVGQEKSGADLSSAEVSGQGSHVLVSTLVPVAFVLVIGAVVLLVIRARLRKNSDRVSVGSYRTDISMSDFENSRDFGTKDNMASSPTALETQLGEEEFIPSKEDPEMVEEPKAAKRSSKEEADMAYTAFLLQANHIVSGIPSDNPPEV; from the exons ATGGCTCTCCTCTTCATCTGCCTCTTTGCTCTCCTTCCAG TGGTCTCCATGAAGAGTCCCATCGTCGGCCCCAGTAAGGTTAGCAGTGTCCCgggtgggaccgtctccatcAAATGCTTCTATCCTCCCACTTCTGTCAACCGGCACGACCGGAAGTACTGGTGCAAGCTGGAAGCCCGGGGCCAGTGCATCACCCTCATCTCGTCAGGGGGTTTTGTCACCAAGGACTACGCCGGCCGGGCCAACCTCACCAACTTTCCAGAGCAAAACATGATGGTGGTGGATGTCACCCAGCTGGGAGAGAAAGACACTGGAGTCTACAGGTGTGGCGTGGGGGTCAATAACCGGGGCCTGTACTTCAACGTCAGCCTGAACGTAAGACAAG GCCCCCTGCCCTCAGAAGATCCCCAAGTCTATGTCGCCGAGCAAGGTGGCACCGTGAACTTCACCTGCCCCTTCCAGGACAGTAGCCTCCGGAAATATATTTGCAAGCTGGAGGATACAAGCTGCGTCAACATCATCGATTCCAACGGGAATGTGAATCCAGAGTTCCAAGGTAGGGTCTCCCTGATCATCCATGACACCTCAAGGAAGAACTTCACCGTCTCCCTCAACCACATCCAGCAGGAAGACATGGGGAATTACATCTGCGGCACGGGAGTCTATGGTGGCGAAGGGGATAGGAGCAACTTAGTCCTGGAGCTGCTGGAGCCAGAGAGCGAGCTGGTCTACTCGGAGCTGGGGGGCTCGGTCACCCTGCAGTGTGCCCTGGGCCAGCAGTACGCGGCCGTACCCAAATACGTGTgcaagaaagagggggaaaactGTGTGACTGTAGTCAACACCAAGGGGAACTGGGccaaggcctttgaagggagggtgCTGCTGGCCAACCAGGAGCCCCCCGGCTCCTTCAGCGTCTCCATCACGCGGCTACGGAAGACGGACGCCGGACTGTACCTGTGTGGGGCCAATCGGGACGGAGCTTATGGGGGTGAAGGGCCCCTCCAAGCCAAGGAGCTCCATGTCTCTGAAG AGGTGACTCTGCCCCAGGGCCCCTTGGCGGTCAAGGGTGTGAACGGAGGCTCTGTAGCCGTGCAGTGTCCCTACGACCCCAAGGAGAACAAAACGTTGAAGTACTGGTGCCGGTGGAAGGGCAACAGTCATTGCCCCAACCTGGTGGACAGCGCCGGCGTGGTGAGTGAGGATTACAAGGGCCGGATCGCGTTGTTCGACCAACCGGACAAAGGCATCTTCACCGTGGTCCTCAACAGGCTCACCCCCAGAGACGTCGGCCACTACTGGTGCCTCACCACCGGGGAGCGGGAAAGGAAGTCCACCGTGGTGCTCAACGTCACTCAGG GAGAGCCCAGCTTGAAGGCCCCGCAGGAAGCCAGTGGACAGCTGAAGCGCTCACTCAGCATATCGTGCCACTTCCCCTGCAAGTACTCCTCGTACGAGAAATTCTGGTGCAAGTGGAGTCCCAAGGGCTGCCAGCCCCTCCCTAGCCAGGAGCAGGGCCCCAGCGATGCCTTCATGGACTGCAACGAGAAGAGTCGCATCGTCTCCCTGAACCTGAACTCGCTCCAGGTGTCGGATGAAGGGTGGTACTGGTGCGGCGTCAAGAAGGCCGGCCTCTACGGAGAAACCGCCATCGTTTACCTCAGAGTGGAGGAGGACAGCTCGGCTCAGGGAGTCACGAAGG AATCCAACGAACCTGCCCAGCCTGCTGTCGTCCGGCCGGAAAACAAAGCCTCCGGGGTTGGTCAGGAGAAGAGCGGAGCCGATCTGTCCAG TGCTGAAGTCTCTGGCCAAGGTTCCCATGTGCTGGTCTCCACTCTGGTTCCTGTGGCTTTTGTGCTCGTGATCGGGGCCGTCGTTCTGCTGGTAATCAGGGCTCGGCTCCGGAAGAACTCAG ACCGAGTTTCAGTCGGAAGCTACAGGACTGACATTAGCATGTCAGACTTTGAGAATTCCCGTGACTTTGGGACCAAGGACAACATGGCCTCCTCACCCACCGCCCTGGAGACCCAGCTCGGAGAAGAGG AATTTATCCCCTCCAAGGAGGACCCTGAGATGGTGGAGGAgccaaaggcagccaagagg TCATCCAAGGAGGAAGCGGACATGGCTTACACTGCATTCCTGCTGCAAGCTAACCACATTGTTTCTGGCATTCCCTCGGACAACCCTCCTGAAGTTTAG